From the Pontibaca methylaminivorans genome, the window GGAGTCCTCGACCATGTCGCGAAGCTGCTCGAACGCCGTGATCGGCTGGCCCTCCGCCGCCACGATCACGTCGCCGGGGCGGAGCCCGCTGTCCATGGCGGCGCTGCGGGGCGCGACCTGGGCAATGAGCGGCGGCATGGGATAGGGGCCGCTCACGGTGATGCGGCTCCCGTCGCGGCGCACGTCGTAATCCAGCACATCATTGACGGGGATCGCAGGCAGGAAATCGCTCCAGCCGGCCGGATCCTCGGCGTCCGGCAGCGGCTCTCCGGCGATCGCGAGAATTTCGTCCCCGGCACGGAGTTCATAGGCGCCGGCCTCGGGCAGCGGGTTCATGGCGCCGACCGTCAGGGGCTCGGCCACCACGCCACGCAACATGAAGATCGCCGCGAAAACCATGATGGACATGGCAAAATTGAACATCGGCCCCGCCGCGACCGTGGCGGCCCGCGCCCAGAGTGGCGCGCCGTGCATGGTGCGCCGCAGCCGCGCCGGATCCTGCTCTGCAGCGGCCATCGCCTCTGCATCCCTGCCCGATGCGGCATCTGCATCGCCGAGGAATTTCACATAGCCGCCGAACGGCAGCGCCGCCACCTGCCAGCGCGTCCCGCGCCGGTCCCGGCGCGAAATCAGCACCGGGCCGAAGCCGATGCTGAACACCTCGGCATGGATGCCCGACCAGCGCCCGACGATGTAATGGCCGAACTCATGCACGAAAACGATGATCGAAAGCGCCACGATGAAGGCCGCGACGGTGTAGAGCAGCCCGCCGAATTGCGGAATGAGCGAAAGAATGTCCAAAATCTCAACCAGTCCGTTGCGTCATGGCTTCATCGGCACGCCTGCGTGCCAGATGGTCGGTTGCCATGACGTTATCAAGGGTCATTTCGCCGTCGATCAGCGCCGCGTCGCCCTCCATGCGGGCAAGCACCGTCTCGACCACGCGGGCCATGTCGCAGAAACCGATCCGCCCGGCGATGAATCCGTCCAGTGCGCGTTCCTTGGCGGCGTTGAAGGCGGCGCCGCGCAGCCCGCCCGCTGCCATCACCTCGCGCGCGAGGCGCAGCGCCGGCCAGCGCCCCTCGTCGGGCGCGGCAAAGCTCATCTGCCCGATCCGGGCCAGATCCAGCCGCTCGACCGGGAGCGCGCGGCGTTCGGGCCAGTGCAGCGCATAGCCGATCGCATGGCGCATGTCGGGCACCCCCACATGCGCCATGAGCGCCCCGTCGCGGAAGCCGACCAGCGCATGAACCAGCGATTCCGGGTGGATCAGCACCTCGATCCGCTCGGGCGCAATATCGAAAAGATGTTGTGCCTCAATTACTTCCATCGCCTTGTTGAACATGGAGGCGGAATCGATCGTGATCCGCTGCCCCATGTTCCAGTTCGGATGACAGGAGGCTTCGGCCAGCGTCGCATGTTCAAGCCGCTCGGCCGGCCAGTCGCGGAAGGCACCACCGCTCGCGGTCAGGATGATGCGGTCGACGGCGTCCATATCGGCGCCGGCAAGCGCCTGGAACACCGCCGAATGTTCGCTGTCCACAGGCAGGATCCGCGCGCCCGCCCGCGCCGCCACCCGGCGCACGAGCGCGCCGGCACAGACCAGCGTTTCCTTGTTGGCAAGGGCAAGCACAGCGCCCTGTTCGAGCGCCGCGAGGCCCGGCCGCAGCCCCGCCGCGCCGATGATCGCCGACATCACCCAGTCGGAGGGGCGCGCCGCCGCCTCGATCAGCGCCGCCTCTCCCGCCGCCGCCTCGATACCGCTGCCGGCAAGCCGCGCGCGCAGCTCTTCCAGACACTCTTCATGGGCGGTCACCGCGATTTCGGCCGAAAGCGCGACGGCATCGCGGGCAAGCCGTTCAACATTACGCCTGCCCGTGAGCGCCACGACCTGATAGGAGTCACGCGCCCGCGCGATCAGGTCGATGGTGCTCTGCCCGACCGAGCCGGTCGCGCCGAGAATGGTGATGCGCCGTGTCATGCGAGCCCTTGCG encodes:
- the rseP gene encoding RIP metalloprotease RseP codes for the protein MDILSLIPQFGGLLYTVAAFIVALSIIVFVHEFGHYIVGRWSGIHAEVFSIGFGPVLISRRDRRGTRWQVAALPFGGYVKFLGDADAASGRDAEAMAAAEQDPARLRRTMHGAPLWARAATVAAGPMFNFAMSIMVFAAIFMLRGVVAEPLTVGAMNPLPEAGAYELRAGDEILAIAGEPLPDAEDPAGWSDFLPAIPVNDVLDYDVRRDGSRITVSGPYPMPPLIAQVAPRSAAMDSGLRPGDVIVAAEGQPITAFEQLRDMVEDSDGAPLLIEVWRRGEVQDFTLTPRRTDEPAAGGGFSNQWRIGIAGEMAFAPATRTAGPLEALGSAFAQTGAVITGSLSGLWHMLTGAISSCNMSGPIGIAEASGAMASQGTQSFIWFIAVLSTAIGLLNLFPIPALDGGHLLFYAYEAVAGRPLSDRMLRLFMAFGISLILGLMIFALSNDLFC
- the dxr gene encoding 1-deoxy-D-xylulose-5-phosphate reductoisomerase encodes the protein MTRRITILGATGSVGQSTIDLIARARDSYQVVALTGRRNVERLARDAVALSAEIAVTAHEECLEELRARLAGSGIEAAAGEAALIEAAARPSDWVMSAIIGAAGLRPGLAALEQGAVLALANKETLVCAGALVRRVAARAGARILPVDSEHSAVFQALAGADMDAVDRIILTASGGAFRDWPAERLEHATLAEASCHPNWNMGQRITIDSASMFNKAMEVIEAQHLFDIAPERIEVLIHPESLVHALVGFRDGALMAHVGVPDMRHAIGYALHWPERRALPVERLDLARIGQMSFAAPDEGRWPALRLAREVMAAGGLRGAAFNAAKERALDGFIAGRIGFCDMARVVETVLARMEGDAALIDGEMTLDNVMATDHLARRRADEAMTQRTG